The following coding sequences lie in one Mycobacterium gordonae genomic window:
- a CDS encoding lipoprotein LpqH: MSAAFAAAVLVSSSLTGCTHDNGSPAIHRPTVNYSGGALAPTNDAKVTVDAQEHQVDGQIACTAFDDGETVIVIGKEPNAVKVTLTGNADSPKAKMVIMQNVGNYTTLYVMDPPENGDATVSKDGKNYTISGTSRGIKNGDEPVDNTPFRIALTCP, translated from the coding sequence ATGTCCGCAGCTTTCGCTGCCGCGGTCCTGGTGTCCTCGAGCCTGACCGGATGTACCCACGATAATGGCTCGCCCGCCATTCATCGGCCCACCGTCAACTACAGTGGCGGGGCATTGGCACCGACTAATGACGCGAAGGTCACCGTCGACGCTCAAGAGCACCAAGTGGACGGCCAAATCGCTTGCACCGCTTTCGATGACGGTGAGACCGTGATTGTAATCGGGAAAGAGCCGAACGCGGTGAAAGTCACGCTGACCGGGAATGCCGATTCGCCCAAAGCCAAAATGGTGATCATGCAGAACGTCGGCAACTACACCACCCTTTACGTGATGGATCCGCCGGAAAATGGTGACGCCACGGTCAGCAAAGACGGGAAAAACTACACCATCTCCGGCACGTCCCGAGGCATCAAGAATGGCGACGAACCGGTAGACAACACGCCCTTCCGCATCGCTCTGACCTGCCCTTGA
- a CDS encoding L,D-transpeptidase — translation MRRAVRYLFVLVASATMAVAGSGSPATGAVPVPHPVPGVASIFPSNGAVVGVGAPVEVTFTAPVLDHRAAERSIHIGSPGNLTGRYQWLDGNIVQWVPDRYWPAHSHISVGVQELTEGFETGDELLGVASISAHTFTVSRNGEVLRTMPASMGKPSRPTPIGNFSAMSKERSVVMDSRTIGIPLNSSDGYLITAQYAVRVTSSGVYVHSAPWSVNSQGYANVSHGCINLSPDNAAWYFNQVNIGDPIDVVA, via the coding sequence ATGCGTCGAGCGGTTCGTTATCTGTTTGTTCTGGTGGCGAGCGCGACGATGGCCGTGGCCGGGTCGGGCAGCCCCGCGACCGGCGCCGTCCCGGTCCCCCACCCCGTACCCGGGGTGGCCTCGATCTTCCCGTCGAACGGTGCCGTGGTCGGAGTGGGAGCTCCGGTGGAGGTGACGTTCACAGCGCCGGTGCTCGACCACCGCGCCGCGGAGCGGTCCATCCACATCGGCTCGCCGGGCAACCTCACCGGCCGCTACCAGTGGCTGGACGGCAATATCGTGCAGTGGGTGCCAGACCGCTACTGGCCCGCGCACAGCCACATCTCGGTAGGAGTGCAGGAGCTGACCGAGGGCTTCGAAACCGGCGACGAATTGCTCGGTGTGGCAAGCATCTCCGCACACACCTTCACCGTCAGCCGCAATGGCGAAGTGCTGCGCACCATGCCGGCCTCGATGGGTAAGCCGAGCCGCCCCACGCCGATCGGAAACTTCAGTGCGATGTCCAAGGAGCGCTCCGTCGTGATGGACTCGCGCACCATCGGCATCCCGCTGAACTCTTCCGACGGCTACCTGATCACCGCCCAGTACGCGGTACGCGTCACATCGAGTGGCGTATACGTGCATTCGGCGCCGTGGTCGGTGAATTCCCAGGGCTATGCCAACGTCAGCCACGGCTGCATCAACCTGAGCCCGGACAACGCCGCCTGGTACTTCAACCAGGTGAACATCGGCGATCCGATCGACGTGGTCGCCTGA
- a CDS encoding LysR family transcriptional regulator: MLFRQLEYFVAVAQERHFARAAEKCYVSQPALSAAIAKLERELNVTLINRGHSFEGLTPEGERLVVWAKRILAEHDAFKAEVHAVQSGITGTLRLGTVPSASTTASLVLSAFCSAHPLAKVQICSRLASTELYRRLHDFELDAVIAHPTDAKDSQDVALVPLYEEQYVLLARSEMLPPGASTLRWPDAAQLPLALLTPDMRDRQVIDAAFAGHQVTVHPQVETDSVASLFAQVANGNWATIVPHTWLWMTPARGDIRVVELLDPSPKALIGLATNASGPGSPVARALVASAQHLGLDEFFAVQLRNLARAR, from the coding sequence GTGCTCTTTCGTCAGTTGGAGTACTTCGTCGCGGTCGCCCAGGAGCGCCATTTCGCCCGCGCCGCCGAGAAATGTTACGTCTCGCAGCCCGCGCTCTCGGCGGCCATCGCCAAGCTGGAACGGGAGCTCAACGTCACGTTGATCAACCGCGGGCACAGCTTCGAAGGCCTGACGCCCGAGGGGGAGCGGTTGGTGGTGTGGGCCAAGCGAATTCTGGCCGAGCACGACGCGTTCAAGGCCGAAGTGCACGCCGTACAGTCCGGAATCACCGGGACGCTGCGGCTCGGCACCGTGCCGAGCGCCTCGACCACGGCGTCGCTGGTGCTGTCGGCGTTTTGCTCGGCTCACCCCTTGGCAAAGGTGCAGATCTGCTCACGACTGGCCTCGACCGAGCTTTACCGGCGATTGCACGACTTCGAACTCGACGCCGTCATCGCGCACCCGACGGACGCCAAGGACAGCCAGGACGTGGCGCTGGTGCCGCTCTACGAGGAGCAGTATGTGCTGCTGGCGCGGTCGGAGATGCTGCCGCCGGGTGCGTCCACGCTGCGCTGGCCGGACGCCGCACAACTGCCATTGGCACTGCTCACGCCGGACATGCGTGATCGCCAGGTCATCGACGCCGCCTTCGCCGGCCATCAGGTCACTGTCCACCCGCAAGTCGAAACAGATTCCGTCGCTTCGTTGTTCGCGCAAGTCGCGAACGGCAACTGGGCGACCATCGTGCCGCACACGTGGCTGTGGATGACCCCGGCGCGGGGTGACATCCGGGTGGTCGAACTGCTCGACCCGTCCCCGAAGGCACTGATCGGCTTGGCCACCAACGCATCCGGGCCAGGATCCCCGGTGGCGCGTGCGCTGGTAGCCTCGGCGCAGCACCTCGGCCTCGACGAGTTCTTCGCCGTGCAGCTGCGCAACCTGGCCCGGGCGCGCTAA
- the oxc gene encoding oxalyl-CoA decarboxylase produces the protein MTEPLTDGFHLVVDALKANDMDTIYGVVGIPITDLARTAQHAGIRYIGFRHEGSAGNAAAAAGFLTRRPGVCLTTSGPGFLNGLPALANATTNCFPMIQISGSSGRAVVDLQRGDYQDIDQLNAARPFAKAAYRIARAEDVGRGIARAIRTATSGRPGGVYLDIPGEVLGQALDASVAAASIWRVVDPAPRQLPASDAVDRALEILARARRPLIVLGKGAAYAQADNLIREFVESTGVPYLPMSMAKGLLPDSHPQSAAAARSLAIARADVVLLVGARLNWLLGHGESPQWSADRTFIQVDIAASEFDSNQPIEAPLAGDIGSVMSALLDGLATRPVRAPQPWTAELAERKSRNDAKMAERLAENPHPMRFYNALGAIRVVLQRNPDVYVVNEGANALDLARNIIDMELPRHRLDTGTWGVMGIGMGYAIAAAVETGRPVVAIEGDSAFGFSGMEIETICRYRLPITVVVLNNGGVYRGDESAAGADPAPTVLNSGARHELLAEAFGGKGYHVSTPADVEAALTESLVSGGPALIDCQLDPAAGVESGHLASLNPKSAARN, from the coding sequence ATGACCGAACCGCTGACCGACGGCTTCCACCTGGTGGTGGACGCGCTGAAGGCCAACGACATGGACACCATCTACGGGGTCGTGGGCATTCCCATTACCGACCTGGCGCGCACCGCCCAGCACGCGGGAATCCGCTACATCGGCTTCCGACACGAGGGCTCCGCCGGTAACGCCGCGGCCGCCGCCGGATTTCTGACCCGGCGGCCCGGCGTATGCCTGACGACCTCGGGCCCCGGATTCCTCAACGGCCTGCCCGCGCTGGCGAACGCCACCACCAACTGCTTCCCGATGATCCAGATCTCCGGATCCAGCGGTCGGGCGGTGGTGGATCTGCAGCGCGGTGATTACCAGGACATCGACCAGCTGAACGCCGCGCGACCGTTCGCCAAGGCGGCCTACCGGATCGCGCGCGCCGAGGATGTCGGGCGCGGCATCGCACGGGCGATCCGTACCGCGACATCCGGTCGGCCGGGCGGTGTCTACCTGGACATCCCGGGTGAGGTGCTGGGCCAGGCGCTGGACGCTTCGGTGGCCGCCGCCTCGATCTGGCGCGTCGTCGACCCCGCACCGCGTCAACTGCCGGCATCTGACGCGGTTGATCGGGCCCTCGAAATCCTGGCCCGGGCCCGGCGCCCGCTGATCGTGTTGGGCAAGGGCGCAGCTTATGCGCAGGCCGACAACCTGATCCGGGAGTTCGTGGAGAGCACCGGGGTGCCCTACCTGCCGATGTCCATGGCCAAGGGCCTGTTGCCGGACTCGCACCCGCAATCGGCCGCGGCCGCCCGCTCCCTGGCGATCGCCCGTGCCGATGTGGTGCTGTTGGTCGGAGCGCGACTCAATTGGCTGCTGGGACATGGTGAGTCCCCGCAATGGTCAGCCGACCGCACGTTCATCCAGGTGGACATCGCGGCCTCGGAATTCGACAGCAACCAGCCGATCGAGGCGCCGCTGGCGGGTGACATCGGTTCGGTGATGTCGGCACTACTGGACGGCCTGGCGACCCGTCCGGTCCGCGCGCCGCAGCCGTGGACCGCCGAACTCGCCGAGCGCAAGTCCCGCAACGACGCCAAGATGGCCGAGCGGCTGGCCGAGAATCCGCACCCGATGCGGTTTTACAATGCGCTCGGCGCTATTCGTGTTGTGCTGCAGCGCAACCCCGATGTGTACGTGGTCAACGAGGGCGCCAATGCACTGGACCTGGCTCGCAACATCATCGACATGGAACTGCCGCGTCACCGGCTGGACACCGGAACGTGGGGCGTGATGGGGATCGGGATGGGCTACGCGATCGCCGCCGCGGTCGAGACCGGCCGGCCGGTGGTCGCCATCGAAGGTGACAGCGCATTCGGCTTCAGCGGCATGGAAATCGAGACGATCTGCAGGTACCGGCTGCCAATCACCGTCGTCGTCCTCAACAACGGCGGCGTCTATCGGGGCGACGAATCGGCGGCCGGCGCCGACCCGGCGCCTACGGTGCTCAACTCGGGCGCCCGGCACGAACTGCTCGCAGAAGCGTTCGGCGGCAAGGGATACCACGTGAGCACGCCAGCCGATGTGGAGGCGGCGCTTACCGAGTCGCTGGTGTCCGGCGGACCTGCCTTGATCGACTGCCAGCTCGACCCCGCCGCCGGCGTCGAGAGCGGGCATCTGGCCAGTCTCAACCCCAAGAGCGCCGCAAGAAATTAG
- a CDS encoding FadD7 family fatty acid--CoA ligase: MTSVQDSRVTDLIEAMATRAPDAPALVVTADRIPVSYRDLLRLADDLAAQLIGAGLAPGDRVALRAGSNAEFVVALLAALRAGLIVVPLDPALPVGDQRARSQAAGARAMLVDGEDAAFWPIAVKVGDGRAAVHLTVATEPGPSTGEPEGLHSDDAMIMFTGGTTGLPKMVPWTHDNITAAVRAIIAGYQLGPQDATVAVMPLYHGHGLIAALLSSLASGGTVLLPARGRFSAHTFWDDISTVGATWYTAVPTIHQILLERAAATPGGTRRAALRFIRSCSAPLTPEVARALQAEFAAPVVCAFGMTEATHQVASTGIDPDVNPAAFSGLVGRSTGPQIRIAGNGVPVAPGDVGEVWLRGATVVRGYLGDPKITEANFTDGWLRTGDLGTLSESGDLSIRGRIKELINRGGEKISPERVEGVLATHPNVLEVAVFGVPHPMYGEAVAAVIVPRGLAPTADELTEFCRDRLAPFEIPASFQESDELPHTAKGSLDRRAVSARFGQPG, from the coding sequence ATGACTTCCGTGCAGGATTCGCGTGTCACCGATCTGATCGAGGCGATGGCGACGCGGGCTCCGGATGCGCCGGCACTGGTCGTCACCGCCGACCGTATCCCCGTCTCCTACCGCGACCTGCTCCGTCTCGCCGACGACTTGGCCGCCCAACTGATCGGCGCCGGCCTGGCGCCCGGGGACCGGGTCGCCTTGCGTGCGGGCAGTAACGCCGAATTCGTCGTCGCGCTGCTGGCGGCCCTGCGTGCGGGCCTGATCGTCGTCCCGCTGGACCCGGCACTGCCGGTTGGTGACCAGCGTGCGCGCAGCCAGGCCGCAGGCGCCCGCGCGATGCTGGTCGACGGCGAGGACGCGGCGTTCTGGCCGATTGCGGTGAAGGTCGGGGACGGCAGAGCGGCGGTCCATCTGACGGTGGCCACCGAACCCGGCCCGAGTACGGGCGAACCGGAGGGCCTGCACAGCGATGACGCCATGATCATGTTCACCGGCGGCACCACCGGACTGCCCAAAATGGTGCCCTGGACGCACGACAACATCACCGCCGCGGTGCGCGCCATCATCGCCGGATACCAGCTGGGTCCGCAGGATGCCACCGTCGCGGTGATGCCGCTGTATCACGGCCACGGGCTGATCGCCGCGTTGCTGTCCTCCCTGGCATCCGGAGGCACGGTGTTGTTGCCTGCCCGGGGACGGTTCTCGGCGCACACGTTCTGGGATGACATCTCCACCGTCGGGGCGACCTGGTACACAGCGGTGCCGACCATCCACCAGATCCTGCTGGAGCGGGCGGCCGCGACACCGGGCGGAACCAGAAGAGCCGCACTGCGTTTCATCCGCAGCTGCAGCGCGCCGCTGACGCCGGAGGTGGCCCGGGCGTTGCAGGCGGAGTTCGCCGCGCCCGTGGTGTGCGCCTTCGGCATGACCGAGGCCACCCATCAGGTGGCCAGTACCGGCATCGACCCGGACGTCAACCCCGCGGCCTTCTCCGGACTGGTCGGCCGCTCCACCGGGCCGCAGATCCGCATTGCCGGCAACGGAGTGCCCGTCGCGCCGGGCGATGTCGGCGAAGTGTGGCTGCGTGGCGCCACCGTGGTGCGCGGGTACCTGGGCGACCCGAAGATCACCGAGGCCAACTTCACCGACGGCTGGCTGCGCACCGGCGACCTGGGGACGCTGTCGGAGTCTGGTGACCTCAGCATCCGTGGGCGGATCAAGGAACTCATCAACCGCGGCGGCGAGAAGATCTCGCCCGAACGTGTCGAAGGCGTACTGGCCACCCACCCGAATGTGTTGGAAGTGGCGGTGTTCGGAGTTCCACACCCGATGTACGGCGAAGCCGTCGCGGCCGTGATCGTGCCGCGCGGCTTGGCGCCCACCGCCGACGAGCTCACCGAGTTCTGCCGCGACCGGTTGGCGCCCTTCGAAATTCCCGCTAGCTTCCAAGAATCGGACGAGCTGCCGCACACGGCCAAGGGATCCCTGGACCGGCGCGCGGTGTCGGCGCGGTTCGGTCAACCGGGCTGA
- a CDS encoding elongation factor G-like protein EF-G2 translates to MADRVSASQGAGSAPTATGPDDIRNVVLVGPSGGGKTTLVEALLVAGGVLSRPGSITDGNTVCDFDDAEIRQQRSVGVAVASLAHAGTKINLVDTPGYADFVGELRAGLRAADCALFVIAANEGVDEPTKSLWQECSQVDMPRAVVITKLDHARANYGEALDAAQNAFGDKVLPLYLPTGDGLIGLLSQTHYNYSDGKRTESTPDSSEADRIEEARGALIEGIIEESEDESLMERYLGGEAIDESILIQDLEKAVARGSFFPVIPVCSGTGVGTYELLEVATRGFPSPREHPLPDVFTPQGATHDELACDVDAPLLAEVVKTTSDPYVGRVSLVRVFSGTIKPDATVHVSGHFSSFFGNGSSGPQGHGSTHPDHDEDERIGVLSFPLGKQQRPAPTVVAGDICAIGKLSRAETGDTLSDKSEPLVLKPWTMPEPLLPVAIQAHAKTDEDKLSVGLGRLAAEDPTLRIEQNPETHQMVLWCMGEAHAGVVLEALANRYGVTVDTIELRVPLRETLGGKAKGHGRHVKQSGGHGQYAVCDIEVEPLPEGAGFEFVDKVVGGAVPRQFIPSVEKGVRAQMEKGVHAGYPMVDIRVTLLDGKAHSVDSSDFAFQMAGSLALREAAAATKVILLEPIDEISVLVPDDYVGAVMGDLSGRRGRVLGTDTAGHERTLVKAEVPQVELTRYAIDLRSLAHGAASFTRTFARYEPMPESAAARVKTTA, encoded by the coding sequence ATGGCCGACAGAGTGAGTGCTTCCCAGGGCGCGGGTTCGGCCCCCACCGCGACCGGCCCGGACGATATCCGCAATGTCGTCCTGGTCGGTCCTTCCGGCGGCGGCAAGACCACCCTGGTCGAGGCGTTACTGGTCGCGGGCGGGGTGTTGTCCCGCCCCGGGTCGATCACCGATGGCAATACGGTCTGTGACTTCGACGACGCCGAGATCCGTCAGCAACGGTCGGTCGGTGTCGCGGTCGCATCCCTGGCGCACGCCGGGACCAAGATCAACCTCGTCGACACACCGGGATACGCGGACTTCGTCGGTGAGCTGCGCGCCGGACTGCGCGCCGCCGATTGCGCCCTGTTCGTGATCGCGGCCAACGAAGGCGTCGACGAGCCCACCAAGTCCCTGTGGCAGGAGTGCAGCCAGGTCGACATGCCGCGCGCGGTGGTCATCACCAAACTCGACCACGCCCGCGCCAACTACGGCGAGGCGCTCGATGCTGCCCAGAACGCGTTCGGCGACAAGGTCTTACCGCTGTACCTGCCGACCGGTGACGGGTTGATCGGGCTGCTGTCGCAGACCCACTACAACTACTCCGACGGCAAGCGCACCGAGTCGACGCCCGACTCCTCCGAGGCCGACCGGATCGAGGAAGCTCGCGGCGCCCTGATCGAAGGCATCATCGAAGAGTCCGAGGACGAGTCGCTGATGGAGCGCTACCTGGGCGGCGAGGCGATCGACGAGTCGATCCTGATCCAGGATCTGGAGAAAGCGGTGGCTCGCGGGTCGTTCTTTCCGGTGATCCCGGTGTGCAGCGGCACCGGTGTGGGCACCTACGAACTGCTCGAGGTCGCAACCCGGGGCTTTCCCTCTCCGAGAGAACACCCGCTTCCGGACGTTTTCACTCCGCAGGGCGCCACGCACGACGAGTTGGCCTGTGACGTCGACGCGCCACTGCTCGCCGAGGTGGTGAAGACGACGTCCGACCCGTACGTCGGACGGGTCAGCCTGGTGCGGGTGTTCTCCGGGACCATCAAGCCGGACGCGACCGTCCACGTGTCGGGCCATTTTTCGTCGTTCTTCGGCAACGGGAGTTCAGGTCCTCAAGGGCACGGCAGCACGCACCCGGACCACGACGAGGACGAGCGGATCGGGGTGTTGTCGTTCCCCCTCGGCAAGCAGCAGCGACCCGCGCCCACCGTGGTGGCGGGCGACATCTGCGCGATCGGCAAGCTGAGCCGCGCCGAAACCGGCGACACGCTGTCGGACAAGTCCGAACCCCTGGTACTCAAGCCGTGGACGATGCCCGAACCACTGCTGCCGGTCGCCATTCAGGCGCACGCCAAGACCGACGAGGACAAGCTGTCGGTCGGGTTGGGCCGGTTGGCCGCGGAGGATCCCACGCTCCGAATCGAGCAGAACCCGGAGACGCACCAGATGGTGCTCTGGTGCATGGGCGAGGCCCACGCCGGCGTCGTGCTCGAGGCGTTGGCCAACCGCTACGGCGTCACCGTCGACACCATCGAATTGCGGGTTCCGTTGCGGGAGACGCTGGGCGGCAAGGCGAAAGGCCACGGCCGCCACGTCAAGCAGTCCGGGGGCCACGGTCAGTACGCGGTGTGTGACATCGAGGTGGAGCCGCTGCCGGAGGGCGCGGGCTTCGAGTTCGTGGACAAGGTGGTCGGCGGTGCCGTGCCGCGCCAGTTCATCCCGAGCGTGGAAAAGGGCGTCCGGGCGCAGATGGAGAAAGGTGTCCATGCCGGCTATCCGATGGTCGACATCCGTGTCACGCTGCTCGACGGCAAGGCACACAGCGTCGACTCATCCGACTTCGCGTTCCAGATGGCCGGCTCGCTGGCTCTGCGCGAGGCAGCGGCCGCGACGAAGGTGATCCTGCTCGAGCCGATCGACGAGATCTCGGTGCTGGTGCCCGACGATTACGTCGGCGCCGTGATGGGTGACCTGTCCGGCCGCCGGGGCCGTGTGCTGGGGACCGACACCGCCGGTCACGAGCGCACGCTGGTGAAAGCCGAAGTGCCGCAGGTGGAATTGACCCGCTACGCCATTGACCTGCGCTCGCTGGCACACGGCGCCGCGTCGTTCACCCGCACGTTCGCCCGCTACGAACCGATGCCCGAATCCGCTGCCGCCCGGGTGAAGACGACGGCGTAG
- a CDS encoding TIGR03668 family PPOX class F420-dependent oxidoreductase yields MDTRAWFAGSPIARLATITHDGTPHLVPVVFALDGDVIYTAVDGKPKRTRRLRRLANIEHNPAVSLLVDHYAEDWTRLWWVRVDGTATVVADGDVVRTGYRLLRAKYPQYQSVSMDGPVIAVSATRWSSWHA; encoded by the coding sequence GTGGACACCCGGGCCTGGTTCGCTGGATCGCCCATTGCGCGACTGGCCACGATCACACACGACGGCACCCCGCATCTCGTGCCGGTCGTGTTCGCGCTCGATGGGGACGTCATCTACACCGCGGTCGACGGCAAGCCGAAGAGGACCAGACGGCTGCGCCGGCTGGCCAACATCGAGCACAACCCGGCCGTGAGCCTGTTGGTCGATCACTACGCCGAGGATTGGACCCGATTGTGGTGGGTACGGGTCGACGGCACCGCAACAGTCGTCGCCGACGGCGACGTGGTGCGCACCGGCTACCGGTTGCTGCGCGCGAAATACCCGCAGTATCAATCGGTCTCGATGGACGGGCCGGTGATTGCCGTCAGCGCCACGCGCTGGTCCAGCTGGCACGCATGA
- a CDS encoding S1C family serine protease: MSKSRHRSFRWSWLGAVMAVVAMVSGVSGLSLATPPAAQAAPHKQFPAVPLDPSALVGQVGPQVVNINTKLGYNNAVGAGTGIVIDPNGVVLTNNHVISGATDISAFSVGDGRTYGVDVVGYDRTQDVAVLQLRGAGGLPTASIGGGVSVGEPVVAMGNTGGQGGTPRAVAGRVLAVNQTVQASDSLTGAAETLNGLIQFDGAIQPGDSGGPVVNGAGQVVGMNTAATENFQMSQGGQGFAIPIGTAMGIANNIRSGGGSPTVHVGPTAFLGLGVVDNNGSGARVQRVVANAPAAAAGISNGDIITALDGTPINSATAMSDALNGHHPGDMVSISFTSKTGVARTENVTLAEGPPA; the protein is encoded by the coding sequence ATGAGCAAATCGCGCCACCGTTCATTCAGGTGGTCATGGCTGGGTGCCGTCATGGCCGTCGTGGCAATGGTCTCCGGGGTCTCCGGCCTGAGTCTGGCGACACCGCCGGCCGCGCAGGCGGCGCCGCACAAGCAGTTCCCTGCTGTCCCGCTCGACCCGTCGGCGCTGGTCGGGCAGGTCGGTCCGCAGGTCGTCAACATCAACACCAAGCTGGGCTACAACAACGCCGTGGGGGCCGGTACCGGCATCGTCATCGACCCCAACGGTGTCGTGCTGACCAATAACCACGTCATCTCCGGTGCCACCGACATCAGCGCCTTCAGTGTCGGCGACGGACGCACCTATGGCGTCGACGTCGTCGGTTATGACCGCACCCAGGATGTCGCGGTGCTGCAACTGCGCGGCGCCGGCGGCCTGCCCACCGCCTCCATCGGCGGCGGTGTCAGCGTCGGTGAGCCGGTCGTGGCGATGGGCAACACCGGCGGCCAGGGCGGCACGCCGCGCGCGGTGGCAGGCAGAGTGCTCGCGGTCAACCAGACCGTCCAGGCGTCCGACTCCCTGACCGGGGCGGCGGAGACGCTCAACGGACTGATCCAGTTCGACGGCGCGATCCAGCCCGGTGATTCCGGTGGTCCGGTGGTCAACGGCGCGGGTCAGGTGGTCGGCATGAACACCGCGGCTACCGAAAACTTCCAGATGTCGCAGGGCGGTCAGGGCTTCGCGATTCCGATCGGCACGGCGATGGGCATCGCCAACAACATCCGGTCCGGTGGCGGCTCGCCCACCGTGCACGTCGGCCCCACGGCCTTCCTCGGGCTCGGTGTCGTCGACAACAACGGCAGCGGTGCGCGCGTCCAGCGTGTGGTCGCCAACGCTCCCGCTGCGGCCGCCGGGATCTCCAACGGTGACATCATCACCGCACTCGACGGGACCCCGATCAACTCGGCCACCGCCATGTCCGATGCGCTCAACGGACACCACCCGGGTGACATGGTCTCGATCAGCTTCACCAGCAAAACCGGCGTCGCGCGCACGGAGAACGTCACTCTGGCGGAGGGTCCCCCAGCCTGA
- the treS gene encoding maltose alpha-D-glucosyltransferase: MSDAEDTVRQDPAHHPAEGSHVEGGVVEHPTAKDFGNAAALPADQTWFKHAVFYEVLVRAFFDSNADGSGDLRGLIERLDYLQWLGVDCLWLPPFYDSPLRDGGYDIRDFYKVLPDFGTVEDFVALIDEAHARGIRVITDLVMNHTSDSHPWFQESRHDPDGPYGDYYVWSDTSEKYTDARIIFIDTEESNWTFDPVRKQFYWHRFFSHQPDLNYDNPAVQEAMIDVLRFWLGLGIDGFRLDAVPYLFEREGTNCENLPETHAFLKRVRKVVDDEYPGRVLLAEANQWPADVVEYFGDPSTGGDECHMAFHFPLMPRIFMAVRRESRFPISEILAQTPGIPDLAQWGIFLRNHDELTLEMVSDEERDYMYAEYAKDPRMKANVGIRRRLAPLLDNDRNQMQLFTALLLSLPGSPVLYYGDEIGMGDVIWLGDRDGVRTPMQWTPDRNAGFSTANPGRLFLPTNQDSVYGYQAVNVEAQRDTSTSLLNWTRTMLAVRRRHDAFAVGSFHELGGSNPSVLAYVREVPREDNENDVVLCVNNLSRFPQPIELNLQQWNNYTPIELTGQVEFPRIGHLPYLLTLPGHGFYWFQLSASEEDR, from the coding sequence ATGAGCGACGCAGAGGACACCGTAAGGCAGGACCCCGCGCACCATCCCGCTGAGGGCAGTCACGTCGAGGGAGGTGTGGTCGAACACCCGACCGCCAAGGACTTTGGCAACGCCGCCGCACTACCGGCGGACCAGACCTGGTTCAAGCACGCCGTGTTCTACGAGGTGCTGGTGCGGGCGTTCTTCGACTCGAACGCCGACGGCTCCGGTGACCTGCGTGGACTCATCGAGCGGTTGGACTACCTGCAGTGGCTCGGGGTGGACTGCCTCTGGCTGCCGCCGTTCTACGATTCACCGCTGCGTGACGGTGGTTACGACATCCGCGACTTCTACAAGGTGCTGCCCGACTTCGGCACCGTCGAGGACTTCGTCGCACTGATCGACGAGGCGCACGCCCGGGGTATCCGGGTCATCACCGACCTGGTGATGAATCACACCTCGGACTCACATCCTTGGTTCCAGGAGTCTCGTCACGATCCTGACGGGCCCTACGGCGACTACTACGTGTGGAGCGACACCAGCGAGAAGTACACCGACGCCCGGATCATCTTCATCGACACCGAGGAGTCCAACTGGACCTTCGACCCGGTGCGCAAACAGTTCTACTGGCACCGGTTCTTCTCCCACCAACCGGACCTCAACTACGACAACCCGGCCGTGCAGGAAGCGATGATCGATGTCCTGCGGTTCTGGCTCGGTCTGGGCATCGACGGGTTCCGGCTGGACGCGGTGCCCTACCTGTTCGAGCGGGAGGGCACCAACTGCGAGAACCTGCCCGAAACGCACGCGTTCCTCAAGCGGGTGCGCAAGGTGGTGGACGACGAGTATCCGGGACGGGTGCTGCTGGCCGAGGCCAATCAATGGCCGGCCGACGTCGTCGAGTACTTCGGCGATCCCTCCACTGGAGGTGACGAATGCCATATGGCGTTCCATTTCCCGCTGATGCCGCGCATCTTCATGGCGGTGCGCCGGGAGTCCCGGTTCCCGATCTCGGAAATCCTGGCCCAGACGCCCGGCATCCCGGACCTGGCTCAGTGGGGGATCTTCCTGCGCAATCACGACGAGCTGACGCTGGAAATGGTCAGCGACGAGGAACGCGACTACATGTACGCGGAGTACGCCAAGGATCCGCGGATGAAGGCCAATGTCGGCATCCGGCGCCGCCTGGCGCCGCTGCTGGACAACGACCGGAACCAGATGCAGCTGTTCACCGCTCTGCTGTTGTCCCTGCCGGGCTCGCCGGTGCTGTATTACGGCGACGAGATCGGCATGGGCGACGTGATCTGGCTGGGTGACCGCGATGGTGTGCGGACGCCCATGCAGTGGACACCGGACCGCAACGCCGGATTTTCCACCGCCAACCCGGGCCGGCTCTTCCTGCCGACAAACCAGGACTCGGTGTACGGCTACCAGGCGGTCAACGTCGAGGCGCAGCGGGACACGTCCACATCGCTACTCAACTGGACCCGCACGATGCTGGCGGTGCGCCGCCGGCACGACGCGTTCGCCGTCGGGTCATTTCACGAACTCGGCGGGTCCAATCCCTCGGTCCTGGCCTATGTGCGGGAAGTGCCGCGTGAGGACAACGAGAACGACGTCGTGTTGTGCGTCAACAATCTGTCGCGGTTCCCGCAGCCGATCGAATTGAACCTGCAGCAGTGGAACAACTACACCCCAATCGAACTGACCGGACAGGTGGAATTTCCGCGGATCGGGCACCTGCCTTATCTGCTGACACTCCCGGGACACGGTTTCTACTGGTTCCAACTGTCCGCTTCCGAGGAGGACCGATGA